A window of Rufibacter sp. LB8 contains these coding sequences:
- the porU gene encoding type IX secretion system sortase PorU: protein MHLFRKILVAFALCATATAAWAQSEGSRTIQWRTVAGPATSPGASRTAVVPTFEEASYLGQEDVPYYLLVFQGVEVGSFEFTQTEFAPLTDAESRSFPKQSQKTEIVPIISSGEANRVPISQVYFQPFRLNPQTGALERLVKFSYRYRTGNKAARAATSNSNNRRSFTTNSVLRTGDWYKIGVPATGIFKIDRGLLGAMGVNLGSVNPKNIKIYGNGGGMLPQPNNIPRPDDLTENAIWVEGEQDGTFDANDYILFYAQGPHTWTANPTANVPFKHNTNLYSDTTYYFLTVGSTPGLRVTEQASVAGIYPTVSSFEERFHHEQDLKNMQHSGREWYGEEFNAFGLERSFTFNVSDLLPTGTVKITSAVMANSPEASSFLVKLNSRDIATHSVGGRGTGQYHSAGIDHVLPLAVPVSSISVANSLSLSYTYRPGISSSALGYLNYITVVAPRQLKLYGSQTSFRSLASLQQPVSTYQVDGVTTTGSHIWNVTNPLKPFRQQYSVSNGSAVFSAPSQELQEYMAFHGNSFPAPVFVRKVINQNLHSLAGNIDLVIITPPEFLAQANRLAQHRRTKTNLQVEVVLLPQIYEEFSSGRQDITAIRDFMRMLYQRSTKSGDDLLKLLLLGDASVDPKRRLPGNTNFIPIYESRESLNAITSHSSDDYIGFLSDTEGEWSELDLTVSTDHYLDIAIGRLPAKTAAEADVMIDKIIRYESESSMGNWRKRLVFFSDDGDRNEHLQDGEHLAEFVHDNHPEYLQQKNYLDLFPQVSVPNGQRAPEANKSLREAVEKGALVVNYTGHGNAVSLADEQVLTISEIQSWNNPNRLNFLLIATCDFGRYDDPRRTSGAEVALLHAGGGSVGALITTRLVYSFGSKALNRAFFNDLFIPKANGNMPELGYLITKSKNTSITGVNNRNFALLGDPSMTLAYPKLKVNVTSINGKPFSSAAADTLKALSKIELTGTVTDGQQLASDFTGQVHITVFDKRSTVMTFGNEQYDSRVPVQVRNNILYDGLASVRNGLFEVSFVVPKDINYQLGLGLIQLYVSNSTIDGHGVAEIKVGSADPSALADNAPPQVTMFMNDESFVTGGTVPADATLIAHLFDDNGINTAGAGIGHEITAILDGKTSEPFILNDFYTADVDSYQSGKVRYPLKGLTAGPHTLELKAWDTHNNSATAKIEFIVASSEKLALNHVYNIPNPFLNKTTFHFDHNRPGQELDVQIQIFTVSGKLIKTLQTISNGQAHFSDLTWDGKDDSNDNLAKGVYIYQVKVRSRQDGSSISRYEKLVLLK, encoded by the coding sequence ATGCATCTGTTCAGAAAAATTTTAGTGGCGTTTGCCCTCTGCGCAACGGCGACCGCTGCTTGGGCCCAGTCTGAAGGCTCACGTACCATTCAATGGCGCACTGTCGCGGGGCCGGCCACCAGCCCGGGTGCTAGCCGCACGGCTGTGGTACCCACGTTTGAGGAGGCCTCTTACCTGGGCCAGGAAGATGTACCTTATTACCTGCTGGTGTTTCAGGGGGTAGAAGTGGGTTCCTTTGAGTTTACCCAAACGGAGTTTGCCCCGCTCACAGACGCAGAATCGCGCTCATTTCCAAAACAGAGCCAAAAAACGGAAATCGTCCCCATCATTTCTTCCGGTGAGGCCAACCGTGTGCCCATTTCCCAGGTATATTTCCAGCCGTTTAGGTTGAATCCGCAGACGGGTGCCCTGGAGCGCCTGGTTAAATTCAGCTACCGGTATAGAACCGGCAACAAAGCTGCCCGCGCAGCAACTAGCAACAGTAATAATAGGAGATCCTTCACCACTAACTCTGTGCTGCGCACCGGTGATTGGTATAAAATTGGTGTGCCGGCCACGGGCATTTTCAAGATTGACCGCGGCTTGTTGGGTGCCATGGGTGTGAATCTAGGGTCAGTTAATCCTAAAAACATCAAGATTTACGGCAACGGCGGTGGCATGCTGCCCCAGCCTAACAACATTCCCAGGCCAGATGATTTAACAGAGAACGCCATTTGGGTGGAAGGCGAACAAGACGGCACTTTTGACGCCAATGACTACATCTTGTTCTACGCCCAAGGCCCCCATACCTGGACGGCCAACCCAACGGCCAATGTTCCTTTCAAGCACAACACCAATCTGTACAGTGACACCACGTATTACTTTCTAACGGTTGGGTCTACGCCTGGCTTGCGGGTGACAGAACAAGCCTCAGTAGCGGGCATTTACCCAACCGTTTCCAGCTTTGAGGAGCGTTTCCACCATGAGCAGGACCTCAAGAACATGCAGCACTCTGGCCGTGAGTGGTACGGGGAGGAATTCAACGCCTTTGGTTTGGAGCGTTCGTTCACCTTCAATGTTTCAGATTTATTGCCTACGGGTACTGTTAAAATCACCTCGGCGGTGATGGCCAACTCCCCAGAGGCATCATCTTTTCTGGTGAAGTTGAACAGCAGAGACATTGCCACGCACAGCGTGGGTGGCAGAGGTACTGGTCAATACCATTCGGCCGGCATAGATCATGTTCTGCCGCTGGCTGTTCCGGTAAGTTCTATTTCCGTTGCCAACAGTCTTTCCCTTTCTTATACCTATAGACCTGGCATTAGCTCCTCAGCCTTAGGCTATCTGAATTACATCACGGTGGTGGCGCCCCGGCAGTTGAAATTGTATGGCAGTCAAACCAGTTTTAGGTCCTTGGCTAGCTTACAGCAACCTGTGAGCACCTACCAGGTAGATGGCGTTACTACCACTGGGTCCCATATCTGGAATGTCACTAACCCCCTGAAGCCATTCAGGCAACAATATAGTGTCTCAAACGGCTCGGCTGTTTTCTCGGCCCCCAGCCAGGAATTGCAAGAGTATATGGCCTTCCATGGAAATAGCTTTCCTGCTCCCGTTTTTGTGCGCAAAGTCATCAACCAGAATTTGCACAGCCTGGCTGGCAATATTGACCTGGTGATTATTACGCCTCCTGAATTTTTAGCGCAGGCTAACCGACTGGCCCAACACCGCCGCACCAAAACCAATTTACAGGTAGAAGTAGTGTTGCTTCCGCAGATTTATGAAGAATTCTCTTCTGGTCGGCAAGATATTACGGCCATCAGGGACTTCATGCGCATGTTGTACCAACGCAGCACCAAGAGCGGCGATGACCTTTTGAAACTTCTCTTATTGGGTGATGCCTCAGTAGATCCCAAAAGAAGATTGCCGGGCAATACCAACTTTATTCCCATTTATGAATCAAGGGAGTCCTTAAACGCTATTACCTCCCATTCATCAGATGATTATATTGGGTTTCTTTCTGATACTGAAGGTGAATGGTCTGAATTGGATTTGACAGTTTCCACAGACCATTACTTAGATATTGCCATTGGGCGATTACCTGCTAAAACTGCAGCTGAGGCAGATGTCATGATTGACAAAATCATTCGATATGAAAGTGAATCTTCCATGGGCAACTGGCGAAAAAGATTAGTATTCTTTTCTGATGACGGTGATAGAAATGAACATTTACAGGATGGTGAACATTTAGCGGAGTTTGTTCATGATAATCACCCAGAATACCTTCAACAGAAAAATTACCTTGACCTATTTCCACAGGTTTCTGTCCCTAACGGTCAGCGCGCACCAGAAGCAAATAAGAGCCTGCGGGAAGCAGTAGAAAAAGGTGCACTGGTGGTTAACTACACTGGCCACGGAAACGCAGTTAGTCTAGCAGATGAGCAAGTGCTTACCATTAGTGAGATCCAAAGCTGGAATAATCCCAACCGGTTAAATTTTCTCTTAATTGCTACCTGTGACTTCGGGCGGTATGATGACCCCAGACGTACGTCTGGCGCAGAAGTAGCCCTCTTACATGCGGGAGGTGGTTCTGTTGGTGCCCTTATCACTACCCGTTTGGTTTATTCTTTCGGCAGCAAAGCCCTTAATAGAGCTTTTTTCAATGACTTGTTCATACCTAAAGCTAATGGCAATATGCCTGAGCTTGGGTATTTGATTACTAAATCAAAAAACACAAGTATTACAGGTGTAAACAACCGCAATTTTGCGCTGCTCGGGGATCCTTCCATGACCTTGGCTTACCCTAAGTTGAAGGTGAATGTCACATCCATAAATGGCAAACCTTTCTCATCTGCTGCTGCAGATACCCTTAAGGCCTTGTCTAAAATAGAATTGACTGGAACTGTCACAGATGGCCAACAGCTTGCCTCTGATTTTACTGGGCAAGTACACATTACTGTGTTTGACAAACGTAGCACGGTCATGACATTTGGCAATGAACAATATGATTCTAGGGTACCCGTGCAAGTCAGGAACAATATTCTCTATGATGGCTTGGCCTCTGTGAGAAATGGCTTGTTTGAAGTGTCTTTTGTTGTGCCCAAAGACATTAACTACCAATTGGGGCTAGGACTTATTCAATTGTATGTCTCCAACAGTACCATTGATGGCCATGGCGTGGCTGAAATCAAAGTAGGCAGCGCAGATCCCTCTGCCCTGGCAGACAACGCGCCCCCGCAGGTAACCATGTTCATGAATGATGAGTCCTTTGTCACAGGCGGCACTGTTCCTGCAGACGCTACCTTGATAGCCCACCTATTTGATGACAACGGCATCAACACCGCCGGTGCTGGCATTGGCCATGAGATTACCGCCATTTTAGACGGTAAAACATCTGAGCCGTTCATCTTGAATGATTTCTATACCGCTGATGTAGACTCTTATCAGTCTGGCAAGGTACGCTATCCTCTTAAAGGTCTTACGGCCGGCCCGCACACCCTGGAACTTAAGGCTTGGGATACGCACAACAATTCAGCCACGGCAAAAATAGAGTTCATTGTGGCCTCTTCTGAAAAGCTTGCCCTCAACCACGTCTACAACATTCCTAACCCCTTTTTGAACAAAACAACGTTCCACTTTGACCACAACAGACCCGGTCAGGAACTTGACGTCCAAATCCAGATTTTTACCGTATCTGGTAAATTAATAAAGACCTTGCAGACCATTAGTAATGGCCAGGCGCATTTCTCTGATTTAACCTGGGATGGCAAAGATGACAGCAATGATAATTTAGCCAAAGGCGTATATATTTATCAGGTGAAAGTGCGTTCTCGTCAAGACGGTTCTAGCATCTCTCGCTATGAAAAACTAGTTTTACTTAAATAA
- the purS gene encoding phosphoribosylformylglycinamidine synthase subunit PurS gives MKFTAEIDIMPHAELLDPQGKAVMLGLEHLGLQQVADVRIGKHIRLLLEAENEAAAAQKVEEACKKLLANMIMESFTYRLTAN, from the coding sequence ATGAAATTCACCGCCGAAATTGACATCATGCCCCACGCTGAGCTGTTAGACCCCCAAGGAAAAGCCGTGATGCTTGGTCTTGAACATTTAGGCTTACAGCAAGTTGCCGATGTACGAATTGGCAAACACATACGTTTACTCCTGGAAGCGGAGAACGAAGCTGCCGCTGCCCAGAAAGTGGAGGAGGCGTGTAAAAAGCTTTTGGCAAACATGATTATGGAATCTTTCACGTACCGTCTCACAGCTAATTAG
- the pssA gene encoding CDP-diacylglycerol--serine O-phosphatidyltransferase — translation MKRHIPNFITCLNLLCGCIAIYYVFQQELVNAAYLVILAAILDFMDGMVARVLHAYSEIGKQLDSLADMVSFGVVPGVMMFHLLSRSVELSDFGPTTAIVLPFMGFLMTIFSALRLAKFNIDTRQTTSFIGVPTPANTLFVISMPLILANDTFGLAPYILNPFVLLVITVVFSYLLVAELPLFALKFKSFKWQGNQIRFIFLGLSVALLALLNVTAIPVIIVLYILLSFLKPSTL, via the coding sequence ATGAAAAGACACATCCCCAATTTTATCACCTGCCTGAACCTGCTCTGCGGCTGCATTGCCATTTACTATGTGTTCCAGCAGGAGTTGGTGAACGCGGCTTATCTGGTTATTCTGGCGGCTATCCTTGATTTTATGGACGGCATGGTGGCCCGCGTGCTCCACGCCTACTCTGAGATTGGCAAGCAACTGGACTCCCTCGCCGACATGGTTTCTTTTGGCGTGGTGCCCGGCGTGATGATGTTCCATTTGCTTTCGCGCAGCGTGGAACTGTCTGACTTTGGACCAACCACGGCCATTGTGCTGCCTTTCATGGGCTTTTTGATGACCATTTTCTCTGCGTTGCGGTTGGCCAAGTTCAACATTGATACGCGCCAGACCACGTCTTTTATTGGGGTGCCCACGCCGGCCAACACGCTGTTTGTGATTTCCATGCCCTTGATTCTGGCCAATGACACCTTCGGGCTTGCCCCGTACATTTTGAACCCGTTTGTGTTACTGGTAATTACCGTGGTATTTTCTTATTTGCTGGTGGCCGAGCTGCCGCTGTTCGCGCTTAAGTTCAAGAGTTTTAAATGGCAGGGAAACCAGATCAGGTTTATTTTTCTAGGCCTGTCGGTGGCCTTGCTGGCGCTCTTGAATGTGACCGCCATACCGGTCATTATTGTATTGTATATCCTTCTTTCGTTTTTAAAACCTTCTACCCTATGA